From the Candidatus Woesearchaeota archaeon genome, one window contains:
- a CDS encoding helix-turn-helix domain-containing protein: MQNKNKEFYKAEDLAEKLDVNIMTIYRYIKSGRLKAYKIGKEFRIDKNEFERFLNSVKTK, translated from the coding sequence ATGCAAAACAAAAATAAAGAATTTTACAAAGCAGAGGATTTAGCAGAGAAATTAGATGTAAATATAATGACCATTTATCGCTATATCAAATCTGGTCGTCTAAAGGCATATAAAATCGGTAAGGAGTTTCGGATAGATAAGAATGAATTTGAGAGATTTCTTAATAGCGTAAAGACAAAATAA